Proteins encoded within one genomic window of Plasmodium cynomolgi strain B DNA, chromosome 11, whole genome shotgun sequence:
- a CDS encoding hypothetical protein (putative) has product MNDEEKVFFKFTESKILLSEFCEEYVKTKKKEEILTQEINKVQHKNCQMENEIEKYKQLVSNIERKKDKEMENYNFEYDIKIKKLETEMDVLNSCLSKEKENYNLKATELIGLKLENEKYKSQLSDRKENNTQEKENKKMLTQNNINVLNKIYSEINQKVEAITKHLHDSKCNRHDIEQKIKSYQSLLNEYLKKITDTNLKCEKFYKLHKEAQFKNMLNKSKKKVLKSRIEELKNENQVLSNQVDALKKNIVHIDAEKTQYYLLLKKAEKKNLFFYHKFKEKNATQDQVVPDHATCTNGKRNSSQHRNDAITKNGPLPWKKNSKQKNRSTSIYKYRDVDRNKSYRADEFNIKKERKRKKILFFSDNDHDKRQKRKNAISNEKNSVQYIDLIVNSTDLLSNKLGPDGNAPRTALC; this is encoded by the exons ATGAACGACGAAGAAAAggtcttcttcaaatttacTGAAAGTAAAATTCTGCTAAGCGAGTTCTGTGAAGAATatgttaaaacaaaaaagaaggaagaaattctCACTCAAGAAATAAACAAAGTACAACATAAAAACtgccaaatggaaaatgaaatagaGAAATATAAACAACTGGTAAGTAAcatagaaagaaaaaaagacaaagaaatggaaaattacaattttgaatatgatataaaaataaagaaattagaAACAGAAATGGACGTACTTAATTCTTGTCtaagtaaagaaaaagaaaattataatttgaAAGCAACAGAACTTATAGGACTCAAattggaaaatgaaaaatataaatcaCAACTAAGTGAccgaaaagaaaataatactcaagaaaaggaaaacaaaaaaatgcttacACAGAACAATATTAATGTacttaataaaatatactcTGAGATTAATCAAAAAGTGGAAGCCATAACGAAACATTTACATGATAGCAAATGTAACAGACATGACATTgaacagaaaataaaatcttaCCAATCTCTTTTgaatgaatatttaaaaaaaatcacagacacaaatttgaaatgcgaaaaattttataaattacataaagaAGCACAGTTCAAAAATATGCTCAACAAgtcaaagaaaaaagttctAAAAAGTCGCAtagaggaattaaaaaatgaaaaccaaGTCTTGTCCAACCAGGTCgatgccttaaaaaaaaatattgtccaCATTGATGCCGAGAAAACGCAATACTACTTATTGCtcaaaaaggcagaaaaaaaaaatttgtttttttatcataaatttaaggaaaaaaatgccacgCAGG ACCAAGTTGTACCCGACCACGCAACttgcacaaatgggaaaaggaaTTCATCTCAACATAGAAACGATGCAATAACCAAAAATGGCCCTCTCccttggaagaaaaattcaaaacaaAAGAACAGAAGCACGTCAATTTATAAGTACAGAGATGTAGACAGAAACAAATCATACCGAGCTGACGAATTTAatatcaaaaaggaaaggaagcgAAAGAAAATCTTATTCTTTTCCGACAACGATCATGataaaaggcaaaaaaggaaaaatgcaaTTTCGAATGAGAAAAACAGTGTGCAGTACATCGACTTAATAGTTAACTCAACTGACTTACTTTCCAATAAGTTGGGGCCCGATGGAAATGCCCCTAGAACCGCACTATGCTGA
- a CDS encoding hypothetical protein (putative) has protein sequence MKCSPFPCNSNYYYDALSNITPSDDEQFEELINKRSRQKNLHYKLEKTINQIIHDTKKNCDVNSDFEQVEKLPNKNCESVYSDDCLDDIDIILKKQKTKNMFSKLNKNDSPGHITLPSKNTKQRIYSLREYSQEAKDVGGTINGNNDSPKVEIPNEEIIENFKNVLCNGLNKYIKDMLEEAKQGSPTQAAYKANDYANLNSSYYKTADTKSDVFNEESTNRCEVPREYNPNMNGEHSLKYSNFELLNRKNENTHESKTHDTEQTFEVNTRGSNKQSRAPSPGTRNKNEYATPTAVAKKNTKLRKKNYRRKWTNLNRSKYTKNVYLSKRKKWTNENALSLNEKKTVRWKDTIEMYDKRINVPREYLERHSIKSVERNSNTNAKLPALKQHPMYNASRMNCTSGSSEDFAFSHFQKNANNDNLVGKFRF, from the exons atgaaatgctcCCCATTCCCATGCAACAGCAACTATTACTATGATGCCCTTTCCAATATAACCCCATCTGATGATGAACAATTTGAAGAGCTAATCAACAAAAGAAgcaggcaaaaaaatttacactaCAAGTTAGAAAAAACGATCAATCAAATAATACAcgacacgaaaaaaaactgtgaTGTTAACTCAGATTTTGAACAAGTCGAGAAACTTCCAAACAAAAATTGCGAATCTGTTTATTCGGATGATTGTCTAGACGACATAGacatcattttgaaaaaacaaaaaactaaaaatatgttttcaaagttaaataaaaatgactcCCCTGGCCACATCACACTTCCCTCAAAAAACACCAAACAGAGAATTTACTCATTACGTGAATATAGCCAAGAGGCAAAAGACGTAGGCGGCACAATTAATGGCAACAATGACAGCCCAAAAGTTGAGATCCCAAATGAGGAAATAATTGAaaactttaaaaatgttctttGCAACggtttaaataaatacattaaGGATATGTTGGAAGAGGCAAAACAAGGTTCTCCTACTCAAGCCGCATACAAAGCTAACGACTATGCAAATCTGAACAGCTCGTACTACAAAACAGCTGATACTAAGAGTGACGTTTTTAATGAGGAAAGTACCAACCGGTGTGAAGTTCCCCGTGAATATAATCCCAACATGAATGGAGAACACTCACTCAAATATTCCAATTTCGAACTGCTgaatcgaaaaaatgaaaatacacATGAAAGCAAAACACACGACACTGAACAAACATTTGAGGTTAACACACGTGGGAGTAATAAGCAGTCGAGAGCCCCCAGTCCTGGGACGcgcaacaaaaatgaatatgctACCCCAACTGCAGTTGCCAAGAAAAACACCAAgctgcggaaaaaaaactacagaCGTAAATGGACAAATTTGAACAGATCCAAATATACGAAAAATGTTTATCTttcgaaaagaaaaaaatggacaaacgAAAATGCCCTCTCcttaaatgaaaagaaaacggTTCGCTGGAAGGATACTATCGAAATGTACGATAAACGAATAAACGTTCCCAGGGAATACCTAGAACGGCACTCCATCAAGTCCGTAGAACGGAATAGCAACACAAATG CCAAACTGCCCGCACTGAAGCAGCACCCCATGTATAATGCATCGCGAATGAACTGCACGTCCGGCTCAAGTGAAGATTTTGCCTTCAGCCATTTTCAGAAAAACGCCAACAATGACAATTTAGTAGGAAAGTTCCGTTTTTAA
- a CDS encoding hypothetical protein (putative), with product MKKELKGKKPKGNVNSSAASNNFKEEKRKIKKKIYFNSGKGVFPSQAYEGTVNTGANINANININSLHFGPVQGDEREALQQNLRVDPRAIGGDGPVHRFDQGGVINNGANKTRKGILQNVNISPRGKDKDGNYFTTNVDGGTNSFDVKNKKLNKNGSSGLGTDRKLYRGVGNLNEVNTGRVDNQSAFKGGDVVSLDGAAGGAVGGAAGAPSGDSFITSGSTFEGAGGTDNRKANHVRGNIRGGSNPAQRNCYRFNSGHYFANSPSKLNLAYTHKIYKNRTIFYSKKYFKSNKIVNNSMTGQVKKNEFNPVDNYNMSFVNNMGNKSLLDMNDPGKGEHSEDTYFEFSANGMNGVEGGRDDLGAFFDVGTSTRSCVLDTASCRGQQGGYSLYGAAAKSTGQEVSECGNCGRCESCNSRSSCSGFNLYSSATMNGISGREKREMGEPNFSGSNVEPVDTEQVEEMDQQMLSEKKKKEKEEFAQSYLEKIVKLLSDKVKRMLTVTDKECIHLVKSIIQLLQCVKKIINFSNQCHFHYSIFGIVLNIYAHVCVKIFAQNDILKVANLKCLVCMFEILIMLRRDSFNLSYAFFLFVNCLKNNIDGIDILTKKNLKYNTKVLNNDEKIFLKMLNSFVTLFSFCAESQSSMVRVESLKSFCCVLGMLKRKRWEEGTAQGGWEARKKAETGVEKGVGSDMGNQVGNHLGNTVIDKAKENPLGQSEPSDEHPSAVFSPFSKPLILGSLLGKKGTMFRGHTTGKMINLQKYYLSFFKSSYMCSEVYTRDGGEVGRRDPPNKESDQQRGGSQQGGASQQGGVSQPSYVKKNMGSKKENANLYKANVSSIPNQQWPKNNWNENAKDGNPNFTNDQVGSYRNVEEREYKTKNSILLTNFETIFNSDPRYSIYSLTCIKIKRSVKIQKNIVFFLNHIDVHIFSYVTYLVSKISHIIPINKSFFNKYISVLLKNLNKERRKFIFLMLSYSEYEKSGLYVVLNLLSNLCIYNFHYKTNIHFMDFESISDDSLRRNLGEENDCGGGTGDGVTGRGSGIRGGTGSSITDEYNTHPSLNPTNEDSFGEAKDYTNVNEHEVYLVDHMIHNNEEWCSVYAVLIVLSFKYPSLIFSFFFNKFGKGFVQNCDNCLPHFNLFDWSHRFGYYISSGVLNAALNGALNGALNDALEGETQVNAHMLNVIRSGGDEQEEKEKEEDHGGSPMSECSGTNEGGGKDGVVLTDNRRGEANETTKISSTTSQVNLLDTHFRAGRKQSLPCKEEVALELLTHQMYAFLEYPHCVQPSICDREWSFCYVYISSILNLFFNKNASFFGENCFFFKKNIWHLLHDRSNLKTHHFLEYLEMFKDSNFNYVSESSELMGMLNCVINPLEEGTKLGEKREEVSERLEDGVSIGRDLMAKWRQMNSNKDVVSCGDNTKDDPDGDLIHFKQPYMKYSRHISNMIEDHMASNLFFQIMVRDSYAPNDPPFAHYEEYLRQISVELIAARLIHQEKTGFTHLCCFHRGDTLLSDLFLGDDPFVETVTTCLEVPSSRQSVANQGELSNSSVGKERLSSLAQHPADGSPVGKDTTIDLSNTIEEERKVLDAIIKKNVKMEEQHRKDFVDLKSTLHWSIEEGDDQGIKQANNFRASENNCGEDKRENKIRPYSVSSYVEKLCGSGTEGGKGMERRVAEGRQILQRRNFSEFKFLKAKIKILHEGKKNGIPRREKIINFEKKFPEYFYHKKVININHKINKNFIKIYYLFSANYFYTTNISQIIHTIISKIYEENIFLFKALKDCFCSFPESGKNVWNNFEVKEKNFFDNFVCKAKKGRHVKAVDSMEQFNHVLVGVDQLLNGEDNKNASNTYSVNVLINKILKIILKHLKNTNFINYNKCLNFPFLFLSFFDIKIKLSFEMESFAFLEELDQGNFKNVLLNLPYHVRYFFGSLFLYIEYEDIFLVNTEKCQVRETTRPPSTSQYRRRRHSNNLTTYNFIVESILAEDYSLKNLKNMNKTNKKDTKNSLFAKRKKAKVEIPNVKNTSDFELEDKYLKVQNDNVGKEKKEKIKRRSGPFKKINKLNCHKIDVSEWNVKSFRCAGDSPRGYATPFRSTIIVEFKKTVQINFDCSSTLPVKCKINFCYYHFEDDAFCFFPLARTKHIYVHPSQ from the exons atgaaaaaggaattgaaaggaaaaaaaccaaaGGGCAATGTTAACAGTAGTGCTGCAAGTAACAATtttaaagaggaaaagagaaaaattaaaaaaaaaatttacttcaaCAGCGGAAAGGGTGTGTTTCCAAGTCAGGCCTACGAGGGTACCGTAAACACAGGTGCAAATATAAATGcgaatataaatataaacagcCTACATTTCGGCCCCGTCCAAGGAGACGAAAGAGAGGCGCTTCAACAGAACCTAAGAGTTGACCCCAGAGCGATAGGGGGAGACGGACCCGTACACAGATTTGACCAAGGAGGGGTAATAAACAACGGTGCAAATAAAACTAGAAAAggcattttacaaaatgtgaatatttCACCAAGGGGGAAGGACAAAGATGGGAACTATTTCACTACAAATGTGGACGGAGGGACGAACTCCTTcgatgtgaaaaataaaaaattaaacaagaATGGAAGTAGCGGCCTGGGGACTGATAGGAAGCTTTACAGAGGTGTGGGAAATCTCAATGAAGTAAACACTGGAAGGGTGGATAATCAGTCCGCCTTTAAGGGGGGGGACGTCGTTTCGCTGGATGGAGCGGCGGGAGGAGCAGTGGGAGGGGCAGCTGGAGCACCATCAGGTGACAGCTTTATCACAAGTGGAAGCACTTTCGAAGGTGCAGGCGGAACGGACAACAGAAAGGCAAACCATGTTAGAGGAAACATCAGAGGTGGAAGTAATCCCGCCCAAAGAAATTGCTACCGATTCAATAGCGGTCACTACTTTGCGAACTCACCCAGCAAGCTGAACTtggcatatacacataagatttacaaaaatagaaccattttttatagcaaaaaatattttaaaagtaacaaaattgTCAATAATAGTATGACTGGTCAGGTAAAGAAAAACGAGTTTAATCCTGTCGATAATTACAACATGAGTTTTGTTAACAATATGGGAAATAAATCCTTGTTAGATATGAATGACCCTGGGAAGGGAGAGCATTCGGAGGATACCTATTTTGAGTTTTCAGCAAATGGGATGAATGGAGTTGAGGGGGGTAGGGATGATTTGGGCGCCTTCTTCGATGTGGGTACCAGTACGCGCAGTTGCGTTTTGGACACAGCCAGCTGTAGGGGTCAGCAGGGTGGTTACTCTCTGTACGGGGCTGCGGCGAAGAGTACCGGCCAGGAAGTCAGCGAGTGCGGCAATTGCGGTAGGTGCGAAAGTTGCAACAGTCGAAGCAGTTGTAGCGGTTTTAATCTGTATAGCAGTGCGACGATGAACGGCATTTCAGGCAGGGAGAAACGCGAAATGGGGGAACCTAACTTCTCCGGTTCAAATGTAGAACCGGTAGATACAGAGCAAGTAGAGGAAATGGACCAGCAGATGCTCAgcgagaaaaagaaaaaagagaaagaagaatTTGCGCAAAGTTATTTAGAGAAAATAGTAAAACTTCTGTCAGACAAAGTAAAACGTATGCTAACTGTGACAGATAAGGAATGCATTCATTTGGTGAAATCCATTATACAGCTTCTACAGTGTGTAAAGAAAATCATAAATTTCTCAAACCAATGCCACTTCCACTACAGTATATTCGGAATCGTATTAAATATCTATGCCCATGTATGTGTGAAgatttttgcacaaaatgatattttaaaagtaGCCAATTTGAAGTGCCTGGTGTGTATGTTTGAAATTCTGATTATGCTTAGAAGAGATTCTTTCAACCTTTCgtacgctttttttttatttgtaaattGTTTGAAGAACAACATCGATGGGATTGACATCCtgacgaagaaaaatttaaaatacaaCACCAAGGTTTTGAATAATGacgagaaaatatttttaaaaatgttaaattcTTTTGTAACTCTGTTCTCGTTTTGTGCTGAAAGCCAGAGTAGCATGGTCCGGGTGGAGTCTCTCAAATCATTTTGCTGCGTGTTGGGCATGTTGAAGAGGAAGCGCTGGGAGGAAGGGACTGCTCAGGGGGGATGGGAGGCGCGGAAGAAGGCAGAAACGGGGGTAGAAAAGGGGGTAGGAAGTGACATGGGCAACCAGGTGGGGAACCATCTAGGCAACACCGTTATCGACAAGGCAAAGGAGAACCCTCTCGGCCAAAGCGAACCGAGTGATGAGCACCCCTCTGCGGTGTTTTCCCCGTTCAGCAAACCCCTAATTTTGGGAAGCCTGttgggcaaaaaggggaccaTGTTCAGGGGACACACCACGGGAAAAATGATAAACCTGCAGAAGTATTACttgagtttttttaaaagtagcTACATGTGCTCAGAGGTGTACACGCGGGATGGTGGCGAAGTAGGGAGGAGAGACCCCCCCAATAAGGAAAGTGATCAACAGAGGGGTGGCTCACAACAAGGGGGTGCTTCCCAACAGGGGGGTGTCTCCCAACCCagttatgttaaaaaaaatatgggatcgaaaaaagaaaacgccAATTTGTATAAAGCCAATGTGAGCAGCATACCAAATCAGCAGTggccaaaaaataattggaaCGAAAATGCAAAGGATGGAAATCCAAACTTCACAAATGACCAAGTTGGAAGCTACAGAAATGTAGAGGAAAGGGagtacaaaacaaaaaactcTATTTTGTTAACAAACTttgaaacaatttttaatagCGATCCAA GATATTCGATTTATTCGTTGACATGTATCAAGATAAAGAGATCAgtgaaaatacaaaaaaacatCGTGTTCTTTTTAAACCACATAGATGTGCACATATTTAGTTACGTGACTTATTTGGTTAGCAAAATTTCGCACATCATTCCGataaataaaagtttttttaataaatatatatctgtCCTTTTGAAGAATCTGAACAAGGAAAGACGCAAATTCATATTCCTCATGTTATCCTACAGTGAATACGAAAAGAGTGGTTTGTACGTTGTGTTGAACTTGCTGAGcaatttgtgcatttatAACTTCCATTATAAGACGAACATCCACTTCATGGACTTTGAAAGTATTTCTGATGATTCTTTGAGAAGGAATTTGGGGGAGGAAAACGACTGCGGGGGTGGGACAGGTGATGGGGTGACTGGTAGGGGAAGTGGCATCCGGGGAGGTACAGGTAGTAGCATCACAGATGAGTACAACACGCATCCGTCGCTTAACCCAACGAACGAGGACTCCTTTGGCGAGGCGAAAGACTACACTAATGTTAATGAGCATGAGGTGTACCTTGTGGACCATATGATACACAACAATGAAGAATGGTGTTCTGTTTACGCCGTTTTGATTGTGCTGTCATTTAAGTACCCTagtttgattttttctttcttttttaacaaatttggaAAGGGTTTTGTACAGAACTGTGACAATTGTTTACctcattttaatttgttcgaTTGGTCTCACAGATTTGGGTACTACATATCGAGTGGTGTTTTGAATGCCGCTTTGAATGGCGCTTTGAATGGCGCTTTGAATGACGCTTTAGAGGGAGAGACCCAAGTTAATGCCCACATGTTGAATGTGATAAGAAGTGGTGGTGATgagcaggaggagaaggagaaggaggaggaccaTGGGGGAAGTCCCATGAGCGAGTGTTCGGGCACCAACGAGGGGGGCGGGAAGGATGGGGTTGTCCTCACAGATAACAGGAGGGGTGAAGCGAATGAAACGACAAAAATTAGCAGTACCACCAGTCAGGTAAACCTGTTGGATACCCATTTCAGAGCGGGTAGGAAGCAGAGCCTTCCGTGCAAGGAAGAGGTAGCACTGGAATTGCTAACCCATCAGATGTACGCCTTTTTAGAGTACCCGCACTGTGTGCAACCAAGCATATGCGATCGTGAATGGAGTTTCtgttatgtgtacatatctAGTATccttaaccttttttttaacaagaatgcttccttttttggagaaaattgttttttttttaaaaaaaatatatggcaCTTATTGCACGACCGATCGAATTTAAAGACGCACCATTTTTTGGAATATTTAGAAATGTTTAAGGATTCAAATTTTAACTACGTCAGTGAGAGTAGCGAATTGATGGGAATGCTGAACTGTGTGATTAACCCCTTGGAGGAGGGAACCAAACTTGGGGAGAAACGCGAGGAGGTGAGTGAAAGGCTAGAAGATGGGGTCTCTATAGGAAGAGATTTAATGGCCAAATGGAGACAAATGAACAGCAATAAGGACGTCGTTTCGTGTGGAGATAACACAAAGGATGACCCTGACGGAGACTTAATACATTTTAAACAACCCTACATGAAATACTCCCGCCATATATCCAACATGATAGAGGATCACATGGCTagtaatcttttttttcaaattatggTAAGGGATTCTTACGCGCCGAATGATCCGCCCTTTGCACACTATGAGGAGTATTTGCGACAAATTAGCGTCGAATTGATTGCGGCTCGGCTGATACACCAGGAGAAGACGGGGTTCACCCATTTGTGCTGCTTCCACAGGGGGGACACTTTATTGAGTGATCTCTTTTTGGGTGACGATCCGTTTGTAGAAACGGTGACCACCTGTTTGGAAGTGCCATCTTCTCGTCAGAGTGTAGCGAACCAGGGGGAGCTCTCGAACAGCAGCGTAGGGAAGGAAAGACTAAGCAGTTTGGCGCAACACCCTGCAGATGGTAGCCCCGTTGGAAAGGACACAACTATTGATTTGTCCAACACGATTGAGGAAGAACGTAAGGTTCTCGATGCGATTATTAAgaagaatgtaaaaatggaggagcAGCATAGGAAAGACTTTGTCGATTTGAAGAGCACACTGCATTGGTCCATTGAAGAAGGGGATGACCAGGGTATTAAACAGGCTAACAATTTTAGAGCGTCTGAAAATAATTGCGGTGAagataaaagggaaaataaaattcggCCATATAGTGTGAGTAGCTACGTTGAAAAATTGTGTGGAAGCGGTACCGAAGGAGGTAAAGGAATGGAGAGAAGGGTAGCCGAGGGAAGGCAGATCTTACAAAGGCGAAATTTTTCAGagtttaaatttttgaaagcgaaaataaaaattttgcatgaagggaagaagaatgGAATTCCAAggcgggaaaaaattataaattttgagAAGAAATTTCCGGAGTATTTTTACCATAAAAAGGTTATCAATATaaatcataaaataaacaaaaattttattaaaatttattacctGTTCAgtgcaaattatttttacacaacaAATATATCGCAGATAATTCACACCATCATAAGTAAAATCTACGAGgagaatatttttctgtttaaaGCGTTGAAAGATTGCTTTTGCAGTTTTCCTGAAAGTGGTAAAAATGTATGGAACAATTTTGAGGTTaaggaaaagaatttttttgacaattttgtGTGCAAGGCGAAGAAAGGGAGGCACGTCAAAGCTGTCGATTCGATGGAACAATTTAATCATGTGTTGGTTGGGGTGGATCAATTGCTAAACGGAGAGGACAACAAAAATGCGAGTAACACATATTCAGtaaatgttttaataaacaagatattaaaaattattttaaaacatttgaagaatacaaattttataaattataacaagtgtttgaattttccttttctctttttgtccttttttgacataaaaattaagctATCCTTCGAAATGGAatcttttgcatttttggaAGAGCTCGATcaaggaaattttaaaaatgtcctCTTAAATTTGCCTTACCATGTTAGGTACTTTTTTGGcagcttatttttatatatagagTATGAGGATATTTTCCTTGTGAACACGGAGAAGTGCCAAGTGAGGGAGACTACTCGTCCGCCCAGCACTAGTCAATACCGAAGAAGGCGGCACAGCAATAACTTAACAACATACAATTTTATCGTCGAAAGTATCCTTGCGGAAGATTATTCTctgaagaatttaaaaaatatgaacaagacAAACAAGAAAGACACAAAGAATTCTCTATTcgcaaagagaaaaaaagcaaaggtgGAAATCCCAAATGTGAAGAATACCTCCGATTTTGAACTGGAGGACAAATATTTGAAAGTGCAAAATGATAACgtagggaaagaaaaaaaggaaaagataaaaaggcGAAGTGGtccattcaaaaaaataaacaaattgaaTTGTCACAAAATAGACGTTAGCGAATGGAACGTAAAAAGTTTCCGATGTGCAGGTGACAGTCCGCGCGGTTATGCAACACCATTTAGAAGTACCATAATTgttgaatttaaaaaaactgttcaaattaattttgattGCTCTTCCACTTTGCCCGTTaagtgcaaaataaatttttgctaTTACCACTTCGAGGACGAcgcgttttgttttttccctctaGCTAGGACGAAGCATATTTACGTGCATCCGTCGCAGTGA